A window from Pseudomonas campi encodes these proteins:
- a CDS encoding AraC family transcriptional regulator yields the protein MHPVLSLRHYRHEQIAHSHEHAQLVFGLSGCLDFEVAGQGCQVLSHSLAVVPPTAHHACASPAGSQCLVLDVPSDGWLQQRLGRHADAGRRLLDRPGRLLLNPAQSQLVNWLAASPINDDVIAQQGAALLLASLSSSAPLPSSSLPLAVIDAHITRHCAHPLQVADLARLCGLSAARFHARFLAETGHTPMEHVRNRRLQLGRELLLGSNLAVGEIAARVGYASQSAFTAALARQLGSTPRQLRREWRDKSRD from the coding sequence ATGCACCCGGTCTTATCCCTGCGTCACTACCGCCACGAACAGATCGCCCACAGCCACGAGCACGCCCAGCTGGTGTTCGGCCTGAGCGGCTGCCTGGATTTTGAAGTGGCCGGCCAGGGTTGCCAGGTGCTCAGCCACAGCCTGGCCGTGGTGCCGCCAACGGCCCACCATGCGTGCGCCAGCCCGGCAGGCAGCCAGTGCCTGGTGCTCGATGTGCCGTCCGATGGCTGGCTGCAGCAACGCCTGGGCCGGCATGCCGACGCTGGTCGGCGCCTGCTTGATCGGCCCGGCCGCCTGCTGCTCAACCCGGCGCAGAGCCAACTGGTCAATTGGCTGGCGGCCAGTCCGATCAACGACGACGTCATCGCCCAGCAAGGCGCGGCCCTGCTGCTCGCCAGCCTGAGCAGCAGCGCCCCCCTACCCAGTTCCAGTCTGCCGCTGGCAGTCATCGACGCGCATATCACACGCCACTGCGCCCACCCGCTGCAGGTGGCGGATCTGGCGCGGCTGTGCGGCCTGTCGGCGGCGCGCTTCCATGCGCGCTTTCTCGCTGAAACCGGGCACACGCCAATGGAGCATGTGCGCAATCGCCGCCTGCAGCTGGGTCGCGAACTGCTGCTCGGCAGCAACCTGGCCGTCGGTGAGATCGCCGCGCGGGTCGGCTACGCCTCGCAGAGCGCCTTCACCGCTGCCCTGGCGCGCCAACTGGGCAGTACGCCGCGCCAGTTGCGCCGCGAGTGGCGCGACAAAAGCCGCGACTAA
- a CDS encoding SelT/SelW/SelH family protein translates to MSGKPEVTITYCTQCQWLLRAAWLAQELLSTFSDELGRVSLEPGTGGVFRIACDGVQLWERKADGGFPEAKVLKQRLRDLIDPARDLGHNDR, encoded by the coding sequence ATGTCCGGCAAACCCGAAGTCACCATCACCTACTGCACCCAGTGCCAGTGGCTGCTGCGCGCCGCCTGGCTGGCGCAGGAACTGCTCAGCACCTTCAGCGACGAGCTCGGCAGAGTCAGCCTTGAACCCGGCACGGGGGGCGTGTTCCGGATTGCCTGCGACGGCGTTCAGTTGTGGGAGCGCAAGGCCGATGGCGGCTTCCCCGAAGCCAAGGTGCTTAAGCAGCGCCTGCGCGATCTGATCGATCCCGCGCGCGACCTGGGCCACAACGATCGCTGA
- a CDS encoding sensor domain-containing diguanylate cyclase, whose product MSSHLAWLDDVRPNPYADQLAKGYRRLRFSAPLEQEYRAYALRDSVELKRVSIVFALFVWMAFLMVDVWMISAPLLYLLLVIRLGVAVLLVFCGRLILLNRHPRLMVPLSLASIGAMGLGAAAIIAIGHGQNPFFPYEGVLLVCIAAYFLVGLRLVEALAISFLVLLAYGLFEWLGGLPAERLFNNLVFLLFGNLIGAVGCYLLEFKSRQHFLISRLMRVLADQDSLTGLHNRRSFNRQLARLWRQAQREEVELALLLCDVDHFKAYNDHYGHQAGDRALQRVGAVLSESARRPLDMAVRLGGEEFAVLLYGIGATEAHQRGEALRQAVQDQQLAHAGSSTAAVLTISVGVACLRPQDGMAFDLLFEHADRALYEAKAFGRNQVVT is encoded by the coding sequence GTGTCGTCCCATCTTGCTTGGCTTGACGATGTACGTCCCAATCCCTACGCCGACCAGCTTGCCAAAGGCTATCGTCGGCTGCGCTTCAGCGCGCCCCTGGAACAGGAATACCGCGCCTATGCGTTGCGTGACAGCGTCGAGCTGAAGCGTGTTTCCATAGTGTTCGCCCTGTTCGTCTGGATGGCCTTCCTGATGGTGGACGTGTGGATGATCAGTGCGCCGTTGCTCTACCTGCTGTTGGTCATCCGCCTGGGCGTGGCGGTGCTGCTGGTTTTCTGTGGCCGTCTGATCCTGCTGAACCGCCATCCGCGCCTGATGGTGCCGCTGAGCCTCGCCTCTATCGGGGCAATGGGCCTCGGTGCCGCAGCAATCATCGCCATCGGCCATGGACAGAATCCGTTTTTCCCCTACGAAGGTGTACTCCTGGTCTGCATTGCCGCTTATTTCCTGGTGGGGCTGCGGCTGGTCGAGGCGCTGGCTATTTCCTTTCTGGTGCTGCTTGCCTATGGCCTGTTCGAATGGCTGGGCGGTTTGCCGGCGGAGCGCCTGTTCAACAATCTGGTGTTCCTGCTGTTCGGCAACCTGATCGGTGCGGTGGGCTGTTACCTGCTGGAGTTCAAGTCGCGCCAGCATTTCCTGATCAGCCGTCTGATGCGCGTGCTGGCCGACCAGGACAGCCTGACCGGCCTGCACAACCGGCGCAGCTTCAATCGCCAGCTGGCCCGTTTGTGGCGTCAGGCGCAGCGCGAAGAGGTCGAGCTGGCTTTGCTGCTGTGCGACGTCGACCATTTCAAGGCGTACAACGACCACTACGGCCATCAGGCGGGTGACCGCGCATTGCAGCGGGTCGGTGCGGTGCTGTCCGAGTCGGCACGGCGACCGCTGGACATGGCGGTGCGCCTGGGCGGCGAGGAGTTTGCCGTTCTGCTGTATGGCATCGGCGCCACCGAGGCGCACCAGCGCGGCGAAGCGCTGCGTCAGGCCGTGCAGGATCAACAGCTGGCCCACGCCGGTTCGTCGACCGCGGCGGTGCTGACCATTTCCGTCGGGGTGGCCTGTCTGCGCCCGCAAGACGGGATGGCGTTCGATCTGCTGTTCGAACATGCCGACCGTGCCTTGTACGAGGCCAAGGCGTTTGGCCGCAATCAAGTAGTGACCTGA
- a CDS encoding DMT family transporter, with product MNRRKALIALHLGALLFGLSGIFGKLALAAPLVIVFGRALFAVLALAPFARPGATHERPSHQRLLALAGAGLLLGGHWWSFFIAIKVAGVAVATLGFASFPAFTVLLEGLLFKEQVRRSEWAVVGLVCIGLILVTPHFDFASEATLGLGWAVLSGLLFALVSVSNRATTRGLNPAQAALWQNIGILLCSLPFAWSLLPEVRALDWLWIGLLGVLCTALAHSLFVASLRTLNARSASVVFALEPVYGIVFAWWLFHEQPGLRMLFGGSLIVLATVISARLSRHSPSVEDLS from the coding sequence ATGAACCGGCGCAAGGCACTCATCGCCCTGCACCTGGGCGCACTGCTCTTCGGCCTGTCCGGTATTTTCGGCAAGCTGGCCCTGGCCGCTCCGCTGGTCATCGTGTTTGGCCGCGCGCTGTTCGCGGTGCTCGCCCTCGCCCCTTTCGCCCGCCCTGGCGCCACCCATGAGCGCCCCAGCCATCAACGCCTACTGGCCCTGGCCGGCGCAGGCCTGCTGCTGGGCGGGCACTGGTGGAGCTTCTTCATTGCGATCAAGGTGGCTGGCGTGGCGGTGGCGACCCTGGGCTTCGCCAGCTTTCCGGCCTTCACCGTGCTGCTCGAAGGACTGCTGTTCAAAGAGCAGGTACGGCGCAGCGAATGGGCCGTGGTCGGCCTGGTGTGCATCGGCCTGATCCTGGTGACCCCGCACTTCGACTTCGCCAGCGAAGCCACCCTGGGCCTGGGCTGGGCCGTGCTGTCCGGGCTGTTGTTTGCCCTGGTGTCGGTAAGCAACCGGGCCACCACCCGCGGCCTCAATCCGGCCCAGGCGGCGCTGTGGCAGAACATCGGCATCCTGCTGTGCAGCCTGCCGTTTGCCTGGAGCCTGCTGCCCGAGGTGCGGGCGCTGGACTGGCTGTGGATCGGCCTGCTCGGCGTGCTCTGCACGGCCCTCGCGCACAGTTTGTTCGTCGCCAGCCTGCGCACGCTCAACGCACGCAGTGCCTCGGTGGTGTTTGCCCTGGAGCCGGTCTACGGCATCGTCTTCGCCTGGTGGCTGTTCCACGAGCAACCGGGACTGCGCATGCTGTTCGGCGGCAGCCTGATTGTGCTGGCCACGGTCATTTCAGCCCGCCTTAGCCGGCACAGCCCCAGCGTGGAAGACCTCAGCTGA
- a CDS encoding tRNA-binding protein, whose product MHSIEWQDFERVELRVGTLLSARRNEKALKPAYVLEVDLGESGIKTSSAQLTAHYSTEQLIGRQVLCVCNFAPKRIAGIRSEVLVTGVYDADGKVLLASFDHPLPNGARLA is encoded by the coding sequence ATGCACAGCATCGAATGGCAGGATTTTGAGCGCGTGGAACTGCGCGTCGGCACCCTGCTCAGCGCCCGGCGCAACGAAAAAGCGCTGAAACCCGCCTACGTTCTAGAAGTCGACCTCGGCGAATCGGGGATCAAGACCTCCAGCGCCCAGCTCACCGCCCATTACTCAACCGAACAGCTGATTGGCCGCCAGGTGCTCTGCGTGTGCAACTTTGCGCCCAAGCGCATCGCCGGCATTCGCTCGGAGGTGCTGGTTACCGGCGTCTACGATGCGGACGGCAAGGTGCTGCTGGCCAGCTTCGACCATCCTCTGCCCAATGGCGCACGTCTGGCATGA
- the recQ gene encoding DNA helicase RecQ, producing the protein MLDQAPHPTALGILKDVFGYDAFRGKQAAIIERVAAGGDALVLMPTGGGKSLCFQVPGLLREGLAVVVSPLIALMEDQVSTLDELGVAAVALNSTLSNDEQRDIAERIRRGEIKFLYVAPERLVQPRMLAFLQGLQIGLFAIDEAHCVSQWGHDFRPEYLQLGQLAELFPHVPRIALTATADMRTREEIVQRLHLENAERFLSSFDRPNIFYRILPKDQPRKQLLAFLTARKGDAGIVYCLSRKKVEEVAEFLSGQGYPALPYHAGLPNELRAYNQKRFLNEEGLIMVATIAFGMGIDKPNVRFVAHLDLPKSLEAYYQETGRAGRDGLPADAWMAYGLQDVIFLKQMLSNSEGDERHKRVEQHKLDAMLALCEETRCRRQALLAYFDEELPQPCGHCDNCIDGVQTWDATEPARQALSAIYRSGQRYGVGHLVDILLGRENDKIRAPGHQHLTVFGMGKALNEGEWRTLFRQLVARGLADVDLDGYGGLRLSDTCRPLLRGEVSLQLRRDLKPQQAAKASGSSASQLVRAEEREQWEALRSLRRKLAEEHSVPPYVIFPDSTLLEMLRSKPASLSDMAQVSGVGARKLERYGEAFLEVLNGAAEAPQVVVDLRHELVSLARAGMTPLQIAAQLKCTEKNVYSLLAEAIGRQQLSLEQALDLPDDLLGAIQDAFLDGEGELPPVAAIAEQFAGQVPEGVLYCVRAALQAEFEV; encoded by the coding sequence ATGCTCGATCAGGCACCACATCCCACCGCGCTGGGCATCCTCAAAGACGTTTTCGGCTACGACGCCTTCCGCGGCAAGCAGGCGGCGATCATCGAGCGCGTGGCGGCGGGCGGCGACGCACTGGTGCTGATGCCTACCGGTGGCGGCAAGTCGCTGTGCTTCCAGGTGCCGGGATTGCTGCGCGAAGGCCTGGCGGTGGTGGTATCGCCGCTGATTGCGCTGATGGAAGATCAGGTCTCCACCCTCGACGAGCTAGGCGTGGCCGCCGTGGCGCTGAATTCCACCCTGAGCAACGATGAGCAGCGCGATATTGCCGAGCGCATCCGTCGCGGTGAGATCAAGTTCCTTTATGTGGCCCCCGAGCGCCTGGTTCAGCCGCGTATGCTGGCTTTTCTGCAGGGCCTGCAGATTGGCCTGTTCGCCATCGACGAGGCGCATTGCGTGTCGCAGTGGGGCCACGACTTCCGCCCGGAATACCTGCAGCTGGGCCAGCTCGCCGAGCTGTTCCCCCATGTGCCGCGCATCGCCCTGACCGCCACGGCGGACATGCGTACCCGCGAGGAGATCGTTCAGCGCCTGCATCTGGAGAACGCCGAGCGGTTCCTCTCCAGCTTCGATCGCCCGAACATCTTCTACCGCATCCTGCCCAAGGATCAGCCGCGCAAGCAGTTGCTGGCCTTTCTCACGGCGCGCAAGGGCGATGCCGGCATCGTCTATTGCCTGTCGCGCAAGAAGGTCGAGGAAGTCGCCGAGTTTCTCAGTGGCCAGGGCTACCCGGCGCTGCCGTATCACGCCGGCCTGCCCAACGAATTGCGTGCCTACAACCAGAAACGCTTCCTCAACGAGGAAGGGCTGATCATGGTGGCGACCATCGCCTTTGGCATGGGTATCGACAAACCCAACGTGCGTTTCGTGGCCCACCTCGACCTGCCCAAGTCGCTGGAGGCCTATTACCAGGAAACTGGTCGCGCCGGCCGTGACGGCCTGCCGGCCGATGCCTGGATGGCCTACGGCCTGCAGGACGTGATCTTCCTCAAGCAGATGCTCAGCAACTCCGAGGGTGACGAGCGGCACAAGCGCGTCGAGCAGCACAAGCTGGATGCCATGCTCGCCCTCTGCGAGGAAACCCGCTGCCGCCGTCAGGCGCTGCTGGCCTACTTCGACGAAGAGCTGCCGCAGCCCTGCGGGCACTGTGACAACTGCATCGACGGCGTACAGACCTGGGATGCCACCGAGCCGGCACGCCAGGCGCTGTCGGCCATCTACCGCAGCGGTCAGCGTTATGGCGTCGGTCACCTGGTCGACATCCTCCTCGGCCGCGAAAACGACAAGATTCGCGCCCCTGGTCATCAGCACCTGACGGTGTTCGGCATGGGCAAGGCGCTCAACGAAGGCGAGTGGCGCACCCTGTTCCGCCAGCTGGTGGCCCGTGGCCTGGCCGATGTCGACCTGGACGGCTACGGCGGTCTGCGCCTGTCCGATACCTGCCGTCCGTTGCTGCGCGGTGAAGTCAGCCTGCAATTGCGCCGCGATCTCAAGCCGCAACAGGCGGCCAAGGCTTCCGGCAGCAGCGCCAGCCAGCTGGTGCGTGCCGAGGAACGCGAGCAGTGGGAAGCCCTGCGCAGCCTGCGTCGCAAGCTGGCCGAAGAGCACAGCGTGCCGCCTTACGTGATTTTCCCCGATTCCACCCTGCTGGAGATGCTGCGCAGCAAACCGGCCTCGCTGAGCGACATGGCGCAGGTCAGCGGCGTCGGCGCGCGCAAGCTGGAGCGCTACGGCGAGGCTTTCCTCGAAGTACTCAATGGCGCCGCAGAAGCGCCGCAGGTGGTGGTCGACCTGCGCCACGAGCTGGTCAGCCTGGCGCGTGCCGGGATGACCCCGCTGCAGATCGCCGCCCAGCTCAAATGCACCGAGAAGAACGTCTACAGCCTGTTGGCCGAAGCCATCGGCCGCCAGCAACTGAGCCTGGAGCAGGCGCTGGATCTACCGGACGATCTGCTCGGCGCAATTCAGGATGCTTTTCTCGATGGCGAAGGCGAGCTGCCGCCGGTTGCGGCCATCGCCGAACAGTTTGCCGGACAGGTGCCGGAAGGCGTGCTGTACTGTGTGCGGGCGGCCCTGCAGGCGGAGTTCGAGGTCTAG
- a CDS encoding MarR family transcriptional regulator: MHTFAQHSFGMQLAQLSRAWRAELDRRLSGLGLSQARWLVLLHLALLEEPPTQRELAKTVGVEGPTLARLLDGLESQGLVQRHAVPEDRRAKKIVLSPQARPLIAQIESIALGLRKELFAGVSDEDMQLCQRVHAQVLANLEKD, translated from the coding sequence ATGCACACCTTTGCGCAACACAGTTTCGGCATGCAGTTGGCTCAGCTATCCCGCGCCTGGCGCGCCGAATTGGATCGACGTCTCTCTGGCCTCGGCTTGTCCCAGGCACGCTGGCTGGTGTTGTTGCACTTGGCCCTGCTGGAGGAGCCGCCGACCCAGCGCGAACTGGCCAAGACCGTCGGCGTCGAGGGGCCGACCCTGGCCCGTCTGCTCGATGGCCTGGAGTCCCAGGGCCTGGTGCAACGCCATGCCGTGCCGGAAGACCGACGGGCGAAGAAGATCGTCCTGAGCCCGCAGGCCCGGCCCCTCATCGCACAGATCGAAAGCATCGCCTTGGGGCTGCGCAAGGAGCTGTTCGCCGGCGTCAGTGATGAAGACATGCAACTCTGCCAGCGCGTGCATGCCCAGGTACTGGCCAATTTGGAGAAGGACTGA
- a CDS encoding DUF2804 domain-containing protein, translating to MERLIQANGQPHYGIFPAAPGEVNYRDFDFRSPMGRRLGALAKWRRFHQFQYFGLVSHELIGGCALGNLSLLGIGFVYLFHPPSGRMIERQFRLPLGFGSTFSQQPDSGICELRSGGNLLRLENSAQPREKRLLVELDDGTRIEAHFSEQQPAFQPMCICTPTAVNGWVYAQKVAGVRCQGTVQSALGDFDLARIDAFAHHDWSAGYMRPETFWNWACLSGEVAGTRVGLNLSCGVNETSFSENCYWLDGELLPVSGVHFQFNRDEPLQPWRIVSADGQVELDFRGHGLHREQLNLGFLASNFKQVFGCFQGTLRPPGRAPVVIDNLWGFVEDQYVKW from the coding sequence ATGGAACGACTGATCCAGGCCAACGGCCAGCCCCATTACGGCATCTTCCCCGCCGCACCGGGCGAGGTGAATTACCGCGATTTCGATTTCCGCTCACCGATGGGCCGCCGACTCGGTGCGCTGGCCAAGTGGCGGCGCTTTCACCAGTTCCAGTACTTCGGCCTGGTCAGTCACGAGCTGATCGGCGGCTGCGCACTGGGCAACCTGAGCCTGCTCGGTATCGGCTTCGTCTATCTGTTCCATCCACCCAGCGGGCGCATGATCGAGCGCCAATTTCGCCTGCCCCTGGGCTTTGGCAGCACCTTCTCGCAGCAGCCGGATAGCGGCATTTGTGAGCTGCGCAGCGGCGGCAACCTGCTGCGTCTGGAGAACAGCGCGCAGCCCAGGGAGAAGCGTCTGCTGGTGGAGCTGGACGATGGCACGCGCATCGAGGCGCACTTCTCCGAACAGCAGCCGGCCTTCCAGCCGATGTGCATCTGTACGCCCACGGCGGTGAATGGCTGGGTCTATGCGCAGAAGGTCGCCGGCGTGCGCTGCCAGGGCACGGTGCAGAGTGCCCTGGGCGACTTCGATCTGGCGCGGATCGATGCCTTCGCCCATCACGACTGGTCGGCCGGCTACATGCGCCCGGAAACCTTCTGGAACTGGGCCTGCCTGTCTGGCGAAGTGGCGGGCACGCGGGTCGGCCTGAATCTGTCCTGTGGAGTCAACGAGACCAGTTTCAGCGAGAACTGCTACTGGCTGGATGGCGAGCTGCTGCCGGTCAGCGGGGTGCATTTTCAGTTCAACCGCGACGAGCCGCTGCAACCTTGGCGGATAGTCTCTGCCGATGGCCAGGTCGAGCTGGATTTTCGTGGTCATGGCCTGCACCGCGAGCAGCTCAATCTGGGTTTTCTGGCGAGCAACTTCAAACAGGTATTTGGCTGTTTCCAGGGCACCTTGCGCCCACCGGGCCGGGCTCCCGTGGTGATCGACAACCTCTGGGGCTTCGTCGAAGACCAGTACGTCAAATGGTGA
- a CDS encoding LysM peptidoglycan-binding domain-containing protein, whose protein sequence is MARVRQLLLTLASGSALYSGMVPALGLGEISLHSALNQPLEAEIELLQIGDLNADEIKVRLASAEDFSRSGVDRFVFLNDLRFTPVLRGGQSMIRVVSNKPVREPYLNFIVEVVRPGGSLLREYTLLIDPPGSSAYRPVASTLDEPRYAAAPPPARVASPQPAQAQAPLPLAAQGQRYRVQRGDSLWSIADRLREAGSEATHSVLMSDIHRLNPGAFIAGDRNRLRLAADLLLPDSAVPQWIAPSQPQAPVAVDPPVAASLALAPVAEPTPAAEPAPVAEAAAELQQIEAAQLQVDGELASQTAENQQLQTAIGDLQAQLVQLQAQMAEKDRQLQTIRAELAQQRQPAPAEAQAPVLQSAPAVPAATVPAAQAQSASWPLWLSAGGLCLVLIGGIWLLRRKVEHPDPEPYRQPQVQVRPVIKVPIQQVRPAEPVQAKPAAPVRMPSVPADPIEGANIYIAYGHFGEALTVLRKAVEQEPQRIDLRLRLFEVLGELGDTSGFFAQEQQLLDMGASHVQVDQIRVRYARLQRPTQADELVAVLPLDEVLEPLPAAQPAADDFQLNLDDLSLDADWDLVSPFHNEAPRRAKAASADALDPSFRSDLRELPEVFEMTVDKDGLSPFGDMPLPESTGDEVLQEEFVDAFSREPQGRADKPLESNLEHLAGNREHLAQLNMALAYIEQGNLGAACNILNALIDEGDDQEKARARELLARIA, encoded by the coding sequence ATGGCTCGGGTACGTCAACTTCTATTGACCCTGGCATCGGGCTCAGCGCTCTACTCCGGCATGGTGCCGGCTCTAGGGCTCGGTGAGATCAGTCTGCACTCGGCGCTCAATCAGCCCCTGGAAGCCGAGATCGAGCTGCTGCAGATCGGTGATCTCAATGCCGATGAGATCAAGGTGCGCCTGGCCTCGGCCGAAGACTTCAGTCGCTCGGGCGTCGACCGCTTCGTGTTTCTCAATGACTTGCGCTTCACCCCCGTTCTGCGCGGCGGACAAAGCATGATTCGCGTGGTGTCGAACAAACCGGTGCGCGAGCCTTACCTCAACTTCATCGTCGAAGTGGTGCGCCCCGGGGGCAGCCTGCTGCGTGAGTACACCTTGCTGATCGACCCGCCGGGGTCTTCTGCCTACCGCCCCGTGGCCAGTACGCTGGATGAGCCGCGTTACGCCGCAGCGCCGCCGCCAGCCCGGGTAGCCTCCCCGCAGCCGGCACAAGCGCAGGCACCGCTTCCGCTGGCAGCCCAGGGGCAGCGTTATCGCGTACAGCGCGGTGACAGTCTGTGGAGTATTGCCGACCGCCTGCGTGAGGCCGGCAGCGAAGCAACGCATTCGGTATTAATGAGCGATATCCACAGATTGAACCCCGGCGCGTTCATCGCCGGTGACCGCAATCGGCTGCGCCTTGCAGCTGACCTGTTGCTGCCGGATAGCGCCGTGCCCCAGTGGATCGCACCCAGCCAGCCGCAGGCCCCGGTTGCGGTCGATCCGCCCGTTGCCGCGTCGCTGGCCCTGGCGCCCGTGGCAGAGCCGACGCCTGCGGCAGAGCCTGCTCCGGTTGCCGAGGCTGCCGCTGAGCTGCAACAGATCGAGGCGGCGCAACTGCAGGTGGATGGCGAGCTGGCCAGCCAGACGGCGGAGAATCAGCAACTGCAGACGGCTATCGGTGATCTGCAAGCCCAGTTGGTGCAGTTGCAGGCGCAGATGGCGGAGAAGGATCGGCAACTGCAGACCATTCGCGCCGAGTTGGCGCAGCAGCGCCAGCCCGCGCCGGCAGAGGCCCAGGCGCCTGTGCTGCAGAGCGCCCCGGCTGTGCCTGCCGCAACCGTACCAGCCGCTCAGGCGCAATCGGCGTCCTGGCCTCTCTGGCTGAGTGCGGGTGGCCTCTGCCTGGTGCTCATCGGCGGTATATGGCTGTTGCGGCGCAAGGTCGAACACCCCGATCCAGAGCCTTATCGCCAACCGCAGGTACAGGTACGCCCCGTCATCAAGGTGCCGATCCAACAGGTACGCCCCGCTGAACCAGTGCAGGCCAAACCAGCGGCGCCGGTACGGATGCCGAGTGTGCCGGCCGACCCGATCGAAGGCGCCAATATCTACATCGCCTATGGCCACTTTGGTGAAGCCCTGACCGTATTGCGCAAGGCTGTGGAACAGGAGCCGCAGCGTATCGACCTGCGCCTGCGCCTGTTCGAGGTACTGGGCGAGCTGGGAGACACCAGCGGTTTCTTTGCCCAGGAGCAGCAATTGCTGGATATGGGCGCCAGCCATGTGCAGGTTGATCAGATTCGCGTGCGTTATGCCCGCCTGCAACGCCCGACACAGGCAGATGAACTGGTTGCCGTGCTGCCTCTCGACGAGGTGTTGGAGCCGCTACCCGCCGCTCAGCCGGCGGCGGATGACTTCCAGCTCAACCTCGATGACCTTTCGCTGGATGCCGACTGGGATCTGGTCAGCCCGTTCCACAATGAAGCACCGCGGCGGGCCAAGGCGGCCAGCGCGGATGCCCTCGATCCCTCCTTCCGCTCGGACCTGCGCGAGCTCCCCGAAGTGTTCGAAATGACTGTCGACAAGGATGGTCTCAGTCCTTTCGGCGACATGCCGCTGCCTGAGAGCACGGGTGATGAGGTCTTGCAGGAGGAATTCGTCGATGCGTTTTCCCGTGAACCGCAAGGGCGCGCCGACAAGCCCCTCGAGTCCAATCTCGAGCATCTGGCGGGTAACCGTGAACACCTAGCCCAGCTGAACATGGCCCTGGCCTATATCGAGCAGGGCAACCTGGGTGCGGCCTGCAACATTCTCAATGCACTGATCGACGAGGGTGATGATCAGGAGAAGGCGAGGGCGCGGGAGCTGCTGGCCCGGATCGCCTGA
- a CDS encoding YecA family protein has product MSFAEQLSRLQAFLDADELHEEALDYVAAHGYLTALSICPDQVPEREWIDALFAEPPHYRSDAERVDIEATLQQLKAHIGRQLASDDDPEFPCDVDLGEDPDDSDLRGWCIGFMEGVFLREAVWFEDAEDEVSELLLPIMVASGLFDEQPEFAEIARDRDLVDSMVDQIPELLTALFLLCHAPEEKPALLKPRHH; this is encoded by the coding sequence ATGTCCTTCGCCGAGCAACTCTCCCGCCTGCAAGCCTTCCTCGATGCCGATGAACTGCACGAGGAGGCCCTGGACTACGTGGCCGCCCACGGCTACCTGACTGCCCTGTCGATCTGCCCCGATCAGGTGCCGGAGCGTGAATGGATCGACGCCCTGTTCGCCGAACCGCCGCACTACCGCAGCGACGCCGAACGCGTGGACATCGAAGCCACCCTGCAACAGCTCAAGGCCCATATCGGCCGTCAGCTGGCCAGTGATGATGACCCGGAATTCCCCTGCGACGTCGACCTCGGTGAAGACCCGGACGACTCCGACCTGCGCGGCTGGTGCATCGGCTTCATGGAAGGCGTGTTCCTGCGTGAAGCGGTGTGGTTCGAAGACGCCGAAGACGAAGTCAGCGAACTGCTGCTGCCGATCATGGTCGCCTCCGGTCTGTTCGACGAACAGCCCGAGTTCGCCGAAATCGCCCGTGACCGCGACCTGGTGGACAGCATGGTCGACCAGATCCCCGAGTTGCTCACCGCCCTGTTCCTGCTCTGCCACGCGCCGGAAGAGAAGCCAGCCCTGCTCAAGCCCCGCCACCACTAA
- a CDS encoding UDP-2,3-diacylglucosamine diphosphatase: protein MSIAERSKPSRKQRVRTLWISDVHLGTRDCQAERLAEFLKCYQADKVYLVGDIIDGWKLRSGIYWPQAHTNVIRRLLTMSKRGTEVIYVTGNHDEFLRRYSTLILGNIQLVDEAEHVTADGRKLLVIHGDQFDVITRYHRWLAFLGDSAYEFTLTLNRWLNHWRERYGYGYWSLSAYLKHKVKTAVSFISDFEEAIAHECVKRGFDGVVCGHIHHAEIRKVGEVEYLNCGDWVESCTALIEHLDGSIELYRLAEAQAREAELAIGQVA from the coding sequence ATGAGCATCGCCGAGCGCAGCAAACCCAGCCGCAAGCAACGAGTCCGCACCTTGTGGATTTCCGATGTGCACCTGGGCACCCGCGACTGCCAGGCCGAACGCCTCGCAGAGTTCCTCAAGTGCTACCAGGCGGACAAGGTCTACCTGGTCGGCGACATCATCGATGGCTGGAAGCTACGCAGCGGCATCTACTGGCCGCAGGCCCATACCAATGTGATTCGCCGCCTGCTCACCATGAGCAAGCGCGGCACCGAGGTGATCTACGTCACCGGTAACCACGATGAATTCCTGCGCCGTTACTCGACGCTGATCCTCGGCAATATCCAGCTGGTCGACGAGGCCGAGCACGTCACCGCCGACGGGCGCAAATTGCTGGTGATCCACGGCGACCAGTTCGACGTGATCACCCGTTACCACCGCTGGCTGGCCTTTCTCGGCGACAGCGCCTACGAGTTCACCCTGACCCTCAACCGCTGGCTCAACCACTGGCGCGAGCGTTATGGCTACGGCTACTGGTCGCTGTCGGCCTACCTCAAGCACAAGGTCAAGACCGCGGTGAGCTTCATCAGCGACTTCGAGGAGGCCATCGCCCACGAGTGCGTCAAACGCGGCTTCGACGGCGTGGTCTGCGGACACATCCACCATGCCGAGATCCGCAAGGTGGGGGAGGTCGAGTACCTCAACTGTGGCGACTGGGTGGAGTCCTGCACGGCGCTGATCGAACACCTGGACGGCAGCATCGAGCTGTACCGCCTGGCCGAGGCGCAGGCACGCGAGGCCGAGCTGGCCATCGGGCAGGTGGCATGA